The Neoarius graeffei isolate fNeoGra1 chromosome 10, fNeoGra1.pri, whole genome shotgun sequence genome has a segment encoding these proteins:
- the irak1 gene encoding interleukin-1 receptor-associated kinase 1 isoform X3, whose product MSNLTFNSEYIYNLPAAAVHEFTRVMDSLPDSDWLRFASRVICDQTELRLVEQNSRRTETLMHKWGCRNGTVGELITILQDLELLRPRDIILRSWHIPQPSSVSSKSLPPQSITRYSSPPPSRFTPSKDVTRSLTILDTKLLSKPGPPPPDPTRSCPCPPSAVLKEGKKEEPPCNCCAAQSPQFTGVMSWQFDEVQRGTDCFSPARQIGEGGFGHVYRASMRNTDFAVKRLKEDSHLGWSVVKESFKTEVERLSQYRHPNIMDLVGYSVGGGTYCLIYVYMPSGSLEDRLRCENGSALSWSQRVKVLMGSAQAIQYLHSCSPALIHGDVKSSNILLGEHLEPKLSDFGLARFCRSPSRTPGKTSSVAQTSTVRGTLAYLPDEYLKDGQLGMEIDVYSFGVVLLEVLTGRRALETSSQSKNVYLKDLVSELEDDGSSCSRRKDTRELSNSQAAENIWKKHLDPWLTSEGTSGPHRSKEIAQLACRCLDRRRKKRPPMTEVFNTLVDVDKSLKALNRTVTDGRSPTPPHLSSPKPLRSNNSVDSLSHQFSKLGPQEITFCCSYNPSFPRPPSAVTCSELPESRRRPGSWESRCSSFHAPCESDESQGCSQYFGSTCTGQRNASRVWPEGNGHIETTQSSSSSVSTRTPSRVNSDGAMNTQPREPEESDEFANSFS is encoded by the exons CTTCCCGAGTTATTTGTGACCAAACAGAGCTTCGGCTCGTGGAGCAGAACAGCAGACGGACGGAAACACTAATGCACAAGTGGGGCTGCAGGAACGGGACGGTCGGAGAGCTCATAACCATCCTGCAAGATCTGGAGCTGTTGAGACCTCGAGATATCATTCTTAGAT catgGCATATTCCGCAGCCGAGCTCTGTCTCCTCCAAATCCCTACCACCACAGAGTATCACCCGCTACAGCTCACCGCCCCCATCACGCTTTACCCCCTCGAAAGACGTCACCCGATCCCTCACTATTCTAG ACACCAAGCTGCTATCCAAACCTGGACCTCCACCCCCTGATCCGACCAGATCATGTCCCTGTCCACCATCAGCAGTtttaaaagaaggaaaaaaagaagAG CCTCCTTGCAATTGCTGTGCAGCTCAGTCGCCTCAGTTCACAGGCGTCATGTCCTGGCAGTTTGACGAAGTACAACGAGGTACGGACTGTTTCTCCCCAGCCAGGCAGATCGGAGAGGGAGGCTTCGGCCACGTGTACCGCGCCTCCATGAGGAACACCGACTTTGCAGTGAAGAGGCTCAAAGAG GATTCCcatctgggctggagtgtggtgaAGGAAAGTTTTAAGACTGAGGTGGAAAGACTCTCGCA gtATCGACACCCAAATATAATGGACTTGGTTGGCTACAGTGTGGGAGGTGGAACGTACTGCCTTATCTACGTGTACATGCCCAGCGGTTCTCTGGAGGACCGGCTGCGCTGTGAG AATGGCTCTGCCCTCTCCTGGTCACAGCGTGTAAAAGTGCTCATGGGTTCGGCACAAGCTATTCAGTACCTTCATTCCTGCTCTCCTGCACTCATCCACGGAGACGTCAAAAG CTCCAACATTCTCTTAGGGGAACATCTGGAACCGAAGCTGAGCGACTTTGGCCTGGCGCGGTTTTGTCGTAGCCCGAGCAGGACTCCAGGGAAGACGAGCAGCGTGGCTCAGACCTCTACGGTGCGCGGCACCCTGGCATACCTGCCCGATGAGTACCTGAAAGATGGCCAGTTAGGCATGGAGATCGACGTTTACAGCTTTGGAGTG GTGCTGCTGGAGGTGCTGACGGGCCGAAGAGCTTTAGAAACCAGCAGCCAGTCAAAGAATGTTTACCTG AAAGACCTCGTGTCGGAACTGGAGGACGATGGGAGTTCTTGCAGCAGAAGGAAGGACACTCGAGAGCTCTCCAATTCACAGGCAGCTGAAAACATCTGGAAAAAGCATCTGGATCCTTGGCTGACTTCGGAAGGAACGTCTGGCCCTCACAGGTCAAAAGAAATCGCTCAGCTGGCGTGTCGCTGCTTAGACCGGCGGAGGAAGAAAAGGCCGCCGATGACTGAG GTCTTCAACACTCTCGTGGATGTAGATAAAAGCTTGAAGGCTTTGAACAGAACAGTCACAGACGGAAGATCCCCGACTCCTCCTCATCTGTCCAGCCCGAAGCCTCTGCGCTCCAATAACTCTGTGGACTCTCTCTCGCACCAGTTCTCAAAGCTCGGCCCTCAGGAGATCACTTTCTGCTGCTCGTACAACCCCAGCTTCCCACGACCCCCTTCCGCAGTGACTTGCTCAGAACTTCCCGAGTCAAGAAGGAGACCGGGATCATGGGAAAGTCGCTGTTCCTCTTTTCATGCGCCGTGCGAATCGGATGAGAGTCAAGGGTGTTCGCAGTATTTTGGGTCGACGTGCACAGGGCAGAGAAACGCATCTCGGGTGTGGCCTGAGGGAAACGGCCATATCGAGACCACACAGTCAAGTAGCTCGTCCGTCAGTACACGGACGCCGTCGAGGGTCAATTCAG